The following coding sequences lie in one Flavobacterium sediminis genomic window:
- a CDS encoding polyribonucleotide nucleotidyltransferase, with the protein MIPKVTQEIIDLGDGRTITIETGKLAKQADGSVVVRMGDAMLLATAVSARTANPGVDFLPLTVDYREKFAAAGRFPGGFFKREARPSDQEILTMRLVDRVLRPLFPDDYHAETQVMIQLMSHDENVMPDALAGLAASAALAVSDIPFYNLISEVRVGRVNGQLIINPNREELEQSDIDMMIGASKDSVCMVEGEMKEISEAEMIEAIKFAHEAIKGQIEAQEKLRAAIGTPAYREYEGEAEDEAVKAKVKAAAYDKYYAIAQEASSKQERGEKFAAVKEEVVVLYTEEEYAENENLAELVAKYNYKVQKEAVRNVILEKGIRLDGRKTTEIRPIWCEVDYLPSAHGSAIFTRGETQALATVTLGTSREANVIDLPSEQGEEKFYLHYNFPPFSTGEAKPLRGTSRREVGHGNLAQRALKNMIPADCPYTIRVVSEVLESNGSSSMATVCSGTLALMDAGVQIAKPVSGIAMGLITDGDKFAVLSDILGDEDHLGDMDFKVTGTADGITACQMDIKIEGLRYDIMEQALAQAKDGRMHILGKITDTLAQPNTTVKPKAPKIIKFDIPKDYIGAVIGPGGKNIQALQADTKTTIVINEEGDFGIIEILGTDQDGMDKAIKSIQNQIFAPVEGEIYKVKVTKILDFGAVVEFVPGKDSLLHVSELDWKRVEKVSDILKEGDELEVKYLGLDPKTKKPKVSRKVLLPRPPREDKKPIEKKKEDPKG; encoded by the coding sequence ATGATTCCTAAAGTAACCCAAGAAATTATCGATTTGGGTGATGGAAGAACCATCACTATCGAAACAGGTAAACTAGCCAAACAAGCAGACGGTTCTGTCGTGGTTCGTATGGGCGATGCCATGCTACTTGCAACTGCAGTTTCTGCCCGTACGGCCAATCCGGGAGTAGATTTTCTACCGTTGACTGTAGACTACAGAGAAAAATTTGCCGCAGCAGGTCGTTTCCCAGGCGGTTTCTTCAAAAGAGAAGCACGCCCAAGCGACCAGGAGATCCTAACCATGCGTTTAGTAGACCGTGTATTACGTCCGTTATTTCCGGATGATTACCATGCCGAAACACAAGTTATGATCCAATTGATGTCTCATGACGAAAATGTGATGCCGGATGCTTTAGCCGGTTTAGCTGCATCAGCCGCATTAGCTGTTTCAGACATTCCTTTCTACAATCTTATTTCAGAAGTTCGTGTAGGTAGAGTTAACGGTCAATTGATCATTAATCCTAATCGCGAAGAATTAGAGCAATCAGACATCGATATGATGATCGGTGCTTCTAAAGATTCTGTATGTATGGTAGAAGGCGAAATGAAAGAGATCTCTGAAGCCGAAATGATCGAAGCGATCAAATTTGCACACGAAGCGATCAAAGGTCAGATCGAAGCTCAGGAAAAATTAAGAGCAGCGATAGGTACTCCTGCTTACAGAGAGTATGAAGGCGAAGCGGAAGATGAAGCTGTAAAAGCAAAAGTGAAAGCAGCTGCTTATGACAAATACTATGCAATTGCTCAGGAAGCCTCTTCAAAACAAGAACGCGGTGAAAAATTTGCTGCTGTAAAAGAAGAAGTTGTTGTTTTGTATACGGAAGAAGAATACGCCGAAAATGAAAACTTAGCAGAATTGGTTGCTAAATATAACTACAAAGTTCAGAAAGAAGCCGTACGTAATGTGATCCTTGAAAAAGGAATTCGTTTAGACGGAAGAAAAACTACTGAGATACGCCCGATCTGGTGCGAAGTAGATTATTTGCCTTCTGCACACGGTTCGGCAATCTTTACACGTGGAGAAACTCAGGCTTTAGCTACTGTAACATTAGGTACTTCAAGAGAAGCTAATGTTATTGACCTGCCATCTGAACAAGGTGAAGAAAAATTCTATTTACACTATAATTTCCCTCCGTTCTCAACCGGTGAAGCAAAACCTTTGAGAGGAACTTCCCGTAGAGAAGTAGGTCACGGAAATTTAGCACAACGTGCTCTTAAGAACATGATCCCTGCTGATTGTCCTTATACGATCCGTGTGGTTTCTGAAGTATTGGAATCAAACGGTTCCTCGTCAATGGCAACGGTTTGTTCCGGAACATTAGCTTTAATGGATGCCGGAGTACAGATCGCAAAACCGGTTTCAGGTATTGCTATGGGCTTAATTACTGACGGTGATAAATTTGCCGTATTGTCTGACATCTTAGGAGATGAAGATCACTTAGGAGACATGGACTTTAAAGTAACAGGAACTGCTGACGGTATCACGGCATGTCAGATGGATATTAAGATCGAAGGATTGCGATATGACATTATGGAGCAAGCCTTAGCTCAGGCTAAAGACGGACGTATGCATATCTTAGGTAAGATCACTGATACTCTTGCACAACCTAACACTACGGTTAAGCCTAAAGCTCCTAAAATCATCAAATTTGATATTCCGAAAGACTATATCGGTGCAGTTATCGGTCCGGGTGGTAAAAACATTCAGGCATTACAAGCCGATACTAAAACCACTATCGTTATTAACGAAGAAGGAGATTTCGGTATTATTGAGATCTTAGGTACTGATCAGGACGGAATGGATAAAGCTATAAAATCGATCCAGAATCAGATCTTTGCTCCTGTTGAAGGAGAGATTTACAAAGTAAAAGTTACTAAGATCTTAGATTTCGGTGCTGTCGTTGAATTCGTTCCGGGAAAAGACAGTTTACTTCACGTATCTGAGCTGGACTGGAAACGCGTTGAAAAAGTTAGCGATATCTTAAAAGAAGGTGATGAACTGGAAGTTAAATATTTAGGTTTGGATCCGAAAACGAAAAAACCTAAAGTTTCAAGAAAAGTACTTTTACCTCGTCCTCCAAGAGAAGACAAAAAACCAATTGAAAAGAAAAAAGAAGATCCTAAAGGTTAA
- the rpsO gene encoding 30S ribosomal protein S15, protein MYLTKEVKADIFAKHGGKAENTGSAEGQIALFTFRINHLTEHLKKNRHDYNTERSLVKLVGKRRSLLDYLKKKDINRYREIIKELKIRK, encoded by the coding sequence ATGTATTTAACTAAAGAAGTAAAAGCTGATATCTTCGCAAAACACGGAGGAAAAGCTGAAAACACAGGTTCTGCTGAAGGGCAAATCGCTTTATTCACTTTCAGAATCAACCACTTAACAGAACACTTAAAGAAAAATCGTCACGATTACAACACTGAGCGTTCGCTAGTAAAATTAGTAGGTAAAAGAAGAAGTCTTTTAGACTACTTAAAGAAAAAAGATATCAACAGATATCGTGAGATTATCAAAGAATTAAAAATCAGAAAATAA
- a CDS encoding GAF domain-containing protein, with amino-acid sequence MDFETLKPEITKIITEEGNKDKKLLKICQYLHDTIPYYNWVGFYFAQQETKTLHLGPYVGAPTDHTVIPFGKGICGQVAESNRNFVVPDVKAQDNYIACSLTVKSEIVVPLFVNGVNIGQIDIDSHVIDPFTDQDERFLEFVNEQVAQLFE; translated from the coding sequence CGAAGAAGGAAACAAGGATAAAAAACTATTGAAAATTTGTCAGTACTTACACGATACTATTCCTTACTACAATTGGGTCGGTTTTTACTTTGCACAACAAGAGACTAAAACATTGCACTTAGGTCCTTATGTGGGCGCTCCTACCGATCATACTGTAATCCCGTTCGGAAAAGGGATCTGCGGACAAGTTGCCGAATCGAACCGGAATTTTGTAGTTCCTGATGTTAAAGCACAAGACAACTATATAGCTTGTAGCCTAACGGTAAAGTCTGAAATTGTAGTACCTCTTTTTGTAAACGGCGTTAACATCGGACAAATAGACATTGATTCTCATGTTATTGATCCTTTTACGGATCAGGACGAAAGATTCTTAGAATTTGTAAATGAACAAGTTGCCCAATTATTTGAGTAA